The genomic interval CGCGAGCTGGGTTCAGAACGTCGTGAGACAGTTCGGTCCCTATCTGTGGTGGGCGCAGGAAGATTGACGGGGGCTGCCCTTAGTACGAGAGGACCGGGGTGGACCCACCGCTGGTGAACCGGTTGTCACGCCAGTGGCATGGCCGGGTAGCTATGTGGGGAATAGATAAGCGCTGAAAGCATCTAAGTGCGAAACTAGCCTGAAGATGAATCTTCCACATAAGGGTCGTTGTAGACTACGACGTTGATAGGCTGCAGGTGTACGTGTGGAAACACATTCAGCCGAGCAGTACTAATTACCCAACAGCTTAACGCATAACATCTTTTTATTCTTGTTCTCTTCTGCTTCCAATATGACATGAAAAGGAAGTTTATGAGCCAAAAGTTTATAAGTTCATGAGTTAAAAATACTCTAAACTTTGAACTACTAAACTCTGAACTCCACTCAAAGATCTTGTTGGTGGCTATTGGCCCGGACGGTGCGACGATTCGCTTCACATCTTCCCAATCCAATGTCACAAATTAAACCAACAGAAAATCTTGTTGGTGGCTATTGGCCCGGACGGTGCGACGATTCGCTTCACATCTTCCCAATCCAATGTCACACATAAACCAACAGAAAATCTTGTTGGTGGCTATTGGCCCGGACGGTGCGACGATTCGCTTCACATCTTCCCAATCCAATGTCACACATAAACCAACAGAAAATCTTGTTGGTGGCTATTGGCCCGGTGTTCACCTCTTCCCATCCCGAACAGAGAAGTTAAGCCCGGAACCGCCGATGATACTTGGGTCAAACCTGGTAAAGTAGGTAGCCGCCACAATACCATTAAACGAAGACCATCTCTAAAGGATGGTCTTTTTTGCGTGCTTAAGGCCGCGCCCCGTGTTGAGCGCAACTCCGGCCCAACAGAGAAGTTAAGCACGGGGTACGTAGCCGGGGGAGCCCAGCTTGTACGCAAGCCTTGTGTAGAAGTGGATAGCTTTTCGTAATAATTGATCCTAATCCATGTATCAACTCAAAGGCCCGTTTTTGCATTTAAACGTGATTTATGAAGAAGTGAGGACTAAGTCCCGACCACTATCGCCCCAGCCCAGGTCAATACTCACCGCCCAAAGGAGCCATCTTTATCAAGAGTGGGATTTGCCTGAAATAGTATTGTAGCGGTTTAATAGCGTTTCTGGCCAAGTCGTTCCGGCACCAAGCGTGCCCGCTGCTTTACCAAGTCGAGCCGCGCAGGTTTAACCGGGGACGCTTAGTCCGGGCTTACACTTGATCCTAAAAAATAACAATCAAACCATCTAAATTATTTACTTCGAAAATATCAACACTTTTGCCGATTATCATATTATGTCCTGAGGTTTTTCCAGCTCAGTTCAGATAGATTCTATCCACCGAATTTTCTTTCATCTCGTTATTCCTGATTAGTTCTGAAACACTAATAATGCAAAAAGACCACTCTTTGAAGGAGTGATCTTTAATTTACTTCGTAAAATAATTTCCTAAAATGATAATTCAATATTGTGATTTTAACAACATCACATCTGAACTTTGCTAAGAATAGTCAACTTATGCTTAGACAATTGCTGCAGTAGCAGAATTCATGAATTCAATTACTGTTTTCGTGATTCCGACGGCATCAAATCCGCACTCACGATAGAGTTCAGATGGTTCTCCATGCTCGACAATACCATCTGGTATACCAAGTCTTTTAAGACGTGAAGAATAACCATGATCTACCATAAATTCCATAACCGCACTTCCAAATCCTCCCTGTAAGCAACCATCTTCCAGTGTTATTACACGGTCAAAGTTCATGAATATTTCATGTAAAATATTTTCATCGAGTGGTTTTACAAATCGCATGTCATAAAGTGCCACGTCAATACCTTGTTTTTTCAGCTGTTCACATGCCAGATTAGCTAAATTGCCAATTGGCCCAAGTGAAAGTATTGCAATATCTGATCCATTCCGGACTTTTCGGCCTGTACCGATTTTAATTTCTTCAAAAGGTGTCTTCCACTGCGGCATAACACCTGTTCCACGCGGGTATCTTATAGTAAATGCTCTAGTTCCTTTTTGAAAGGAGTCCAACTGAGCAGTGTACATCATATTTCTTAGTTCCTGTTCATTCATTGGTGAAGCCACAACCATGTTAGGAATACAACGCATAAATGCGATATCATACACTCCATGGTGTGTTGGCCCGTCTGCACCCACAAGACCCGCTCTGTCGAGACAAAAGATAACAGGTAATTCTTGTATACATACGTCATGTATTACCTGATCGTATGCTCTTTGCATAAAGGTTGAATATATGTTGCAGTAAACGATCTTGCCTCTGGTAGCCATCCCCGCTGAAAATGTTACCGCATGCTGTTCTGCAATACCTACGTCAAATGCACGCTCTGGCATATCCTCCATCATGATATTCATAGAAGAGCCGGAAGGCATAGCTGGCGTTACACCTACTATTGCTTCATTTGCCTGCGCAAGTTGTAATAATGTATGCCCAAAAACATCCTGAAACTTTGGTGCCTGAGGTACACTATAAATCTTCTTTTGAATTTCTCCGGTAACTTTATCAAAAATCCCGGGGGAATGCCATTTTGTTTGATCCTTTTCTGCTAGGCTGTATCCTTTTCCTTTTGTTGTAAGACAGTGAAGTATTTTAGGTCCCGGAATACTTTTCAGATCTTGTAATACTTCGGTTAAATGGCTAATATCGTTACCATCAATAGGACCAAAATAACGTAAGCCAAGAGATTCAAAAAGATTACTTTGGCGAAGAATAGCAGTTTTCATTACTGCTTCCACTTTCGAAACAATTTCCTGTGCACTTTTGCCGAAATTGCTCATTTTACCAAGCATATTCCAGACCTCGTCCCTAAACTTGTTATATGTTTGTGAAGTGGTAATGTCTGTAAGATATTCTTTAAGCGCACCAACATTAGGATCAATCGCCATGCAATTATCATTCAATATGATAAGCAAATTTGAATCCGTTGCACCTGCATGGTTTAGTCCTTCAAACGCTAAGCCGGCTGTCAATGCGCCATCACCTATAATTGCGATATGCTGACGCTGATAATTGTTTTCAAGAGCGGATGCAACTGCCATTCCTAATGCTGATGAAATAGAAGTAGAGGAATGCCCTACCCCAAATGCATCATAGATACTTTCCTTACGTTTTGGAAAGCCGGAAAGCCCCCCATAAGTACGATTTGTGTGAAAATTATCTCGTCTTCCTGTTAATATTTTATGACCGTAAGCCTGATGGCCTACATCCCATATAAGCTGATCATCCGGCGTATTAAATACATAATGAAGAGCAACAGTTAATTCAACCACACCGAGATTCGCACCGAAATGACCTCCATAAACAGAAACATTATCAATGATATATTGACGCAATTCGTTGCATACCTGTGGAAGCTGTGTACGATCCAGCTTTCGCAAATCAGCAGGAGAATCGATTTTGGCAAGTAATTTTCCAGGTGTTATAAGCATATTGAAGGCAATTGAAAGACTGATTTGAGAATCAATTCTAACTCAAAACGTGCATAAAATTAATCAAATAGGTAATCAATCTGATTTTTATTTTTGCTGACTGGCTTTGAATAGTTTTTGCTTCTCTTCTTTAGTAAGACTTTCGTAGCCTGATTTTGAAATTTTATCCAAAATAGAATCTATTTCTGTCTGATTTGGCATTTCTATTGTAGATGGTGAAGCGGATGAGGAATAAACACTTGTGCTGCGATAAACCTGTTTTTCACGGTAAGTAACCTGCATAGAAGGGCGTTTACGGAACATTTTTGACCAGACATTCATTACTGAATATAACGGCTTTCCAAGATCAGTTCCGTTTTGTAATAATTTAATGAATATGTAGCCCATTACAGCACCTCCCAAATGGGCCAGATTTCCACCTGCATTAGGTCCTATTGTTTGGGCAAGAGATAGGATTATATAAAATAATGCAATAAACTTAATTCTGATTGGCCCTAAAAAAATAATATTGAATGTATAATTTGGTAAAAGTGTAGATGCACCTACTGCTATAGAAAAAGCCGCAGCTGACGCTCCTAACATAGGTGGCCCATTTAAATTAGGCTGAAAGTAAGGCAGAAGATTATAGATTACCATAAAAAATACGCCTCCGGTTATCCCTCCTAACAAGTATAGTGCTACTACTCTTTTAGCACCAAGATATTCGTCTACCAGTTTTCCAAACCAGTATAAAAAAAGCATATTAAAAAGTATATGGAATATATCTTCGTGTGTAAAGAAATAGGTGATCAACGTCCACGGTTTCCGGATAAATTCACCGGTAGATGCTGATAAGCCAAGCATATCAATAATCCAGTTATAAATACCGGCTGATTGAGACAGTGTCAGAATGATTTTAGTAATTAACAATACAAGAAAAACTGCGGTGTTAATTAAAATTATTTTTATAAGTGAATTTTCTGACTTAGCAAACTCCCTCTTTATGTCATCAACAATATTGCTCATTTTTCAATAGAAATTTTGTTTTTGTGCCCCCCAGTAACGCAACAATATATAAGCAAATAGCATTCCTCCAATGTGGGCAAAATGCGCAACATTGTCAGACTGAGCATTTTTTATACCTGAATATAATTCAAATAACCCATACAATGCAACAAAATATTTTGCTTTAATTGGAAAAGGTACAAAAAGTAGAAATAATTCAGTATTAGGAAATAAGAAACCAAACGCCATTAAAATACCAAAAATTGCTCCGGAGGCTCCGACCATAGGAATATTTATTTCTGACTGGTATCTGCCGTTAACAAAGTTGATACTTTCCTTGATATAAGAAGCGTTGTTGGGACTGCCTTCAAAGTCGTTCAGAAAGCCAATATTCGCTTCTTTTAGATTTTGAGCATGATGTGTAAAAAAGTTCAATAACGCGTCCGGTGAAGGATTTTGTATGTAAATTTCTACAGCATTTTTTAATTGAGAAGTCTCGAAATAGCCTATTGCAGAGAAAAGCAAACCAGCACCAATTCCTGTAAAAAAATAAAAAACAAAAATTTCTTTGGCCCCCACATGCGTTCCAATAAAGGCCCGAACATGAATAAACCAAACATATTACCAAAGATATGTCCCCAGTCATTTAAGCTATGAAAGAACATGTAAGACACAAACTGGTATGGCATAAATTCACTTGATAAGACAGGTCTTAAAGCGAAAAGGTAGCTGAGTGTTCCATTGAGAACATACTTATCAGCAATAAAAAAAAGGATGTTAAGAATAATTAAATTTTTAACAGTAGGGGTAATAGATAACATTTTCCGATAATTTCAATGTTTGAAATAAATAACTGCCGCACAGCCGTTTTCGTTTCGTTACGGTCTGAAAATGCTGCTGAGTTTGTCCATCGTAAGTAATATAATAATTGCTTCTCCGCCAGGTGTTCGGTTAGGATCTGTTGAGGAAAAAAGCTGATTTATAAGCGTATGGATCTCAACCAGGGAAAGCTTAACTGCATAGCGTATGGAAAAACGACGTGCCAGTGAACGCGACAAACTTTCGGGTTTATTCAATTTCAGATCCGAATAACTTTGTTTTAATTGTTCTATCAGTTCCTCAAAAAGATCCTGTTCACTTTCTTCAGGTAAATCTGCAGGTATGCCGCGAATGATTAATTCATTTGATCCAAATTCATCAAATTCAAAACCAAGGCTCCTGATTTCATTTTTTGTTTCGTGTACCAGCTGCATATCAGAATGTGTCAGCCGTATTGTTTTAGGGAATAAAAGCTGCTGACAGGCGCCGTTTCTATTCGTAAGCATTTTGCGGTAGCGTTCGTAAAGGATGCGCTCATAAGCAGCTTTCTGGTCGATCAGCATAATTCCATCCTTTACCTGAGACAAAATATACCGGTTATGAAGCTGGAAAATTACGGCATCGCTTTCCGGAGCTGCAATGACTTCCGAAGCCATTCGGTTGACTTTACTTGCCACCGTCATAGCCTGTTCCTGATACTGTGGATTAGCGATAGGTGTGTTCATTTCAAAAGCAGCAAGTTCCCTGCTCCGGTCTTCTGTACTTTGTAAGCCCTCAAAAAGTTTATTCCAGTTGGTAAGATTAGAACGAGACTGTCCGGTTTCTGATTTTTTTGATTGAGCTGCCCAATCCGGCATTACAGTTCTCGGAACTATATTGTGGTTCTGATCAATGGAAGGCGGACTTAAAAAATTGATATTATCATCAAAATCTATCGACTGGGAAAGATTATAAACACCCACTGCCTTTTTGACAGCCGACATAATGATTGCATATACCGACCGCTCATCGTCAAACTTTATTTCTGTTTTGGTCGGATGGATATTAATGTCAATATGTGACGGATCAATTTCTATGAATAATACATAAAATGGATGACTTCCTTCAGGTAATGTTCCATCAAAAGCGCTAATTACAGCATGATGCATATAACTGTGCTTAATAAAACGTTCATTAACAAAAAAGAACTGCTCCCCACGGGTTTTACGCGCAAATTCGGGCTTTCCAATGTACCCGCGGACGCTGATGTATGAGGTATCTTCCTGGCAAAAAGCCAGCTGTTCCCGATAACTCTTTCCATATATATCTACAATCCTTTTGACAAGTTTGCCAGGCTGTAAATTAAAAACTTCGGTATCGTTATGATGTAATGTAAGGCCAACTTCCGGATGTGCCAATGCAATACGCTGAAACTCATCCAGCACATGGCGCATTTCTACGGCGTTGGATTTTAGGAAATTACGTCTTGCCGGAACATTGAAAAATAAATTTTTGACTGACAAACTCGTACCGGTAATGCAGGCAACTGCTTCCTGTGCCTTTATTTCAGAAGCTTCAATTTTGATTAATGTTCCTAATTCATCGGTTGATGTTCTTGTACGCAGTTCTACCTGAGATACAGCTGCGATAGATGCCAATGCCTCACCACGAAAGCCCAGGGTACGTATTTGAAATAAATCTTCGGACTGGCGTATTTTAGATGTAGCATGTCTTTCAAAGCACATTCTTGCATCAGTTTCCGACATGCCGGCGCCATCATCAATGATCTGAATTAATGTTCTGCCTGCCTCACGCAAAATAACCTGAATCTGATTTGCCTTCGCATCAATGGCATTTTCTAGTAGCTCCTTTACCACAGACGCAGGTCGCTGAACGACTTCTCCGGCTGCGATCTGGTTGGCAATAGAATCTGGTAATAATTGAATGATGTCAGAAGACGCCATATTAATAATGAATGTTAGCTTATGTATAACAAATTAACAAAATTTTTTTAGAGCATAGGATTTTTGATAGGTAGTGCGGAAGGCTTGAAAGCTTTTATGTTTAAACGCAGCAAAAAATCATATAAAATATTGAAATTTTATAGATATGTAAAATTGTTTTTAAGAAATTATTTGTTAATATTACGCTTATTAATTTAAGCGCTGAGATTACTGAAAGAAGATTTCTGTTAAGATATATCCAATCTTATGAAAGCACCAATTATTAAAAAATTCAACTTAACGATGGCCTTGCAATGGCTTATCTTTTTGCCTGTTATCCTGCCTCTATGCATTGTTTTCGGGGCATTTCAGGGCATCGCTGCTATGGTTGAAAAAATGGCGCAACGAATGTGGATAGACCTCGAACTTTAATTGGTAGTTATTATCATTTTAAATAAAATATCAGAGATGTATATAATTTAGTTTTGTTAACTTATCTGTTACGAAACTATTAAGATACTATACAAAAATTAATTATGGTTTAAAACAAAGAAAGCGGTGATTTTCACCGCTTTCTTTGTTTTAAACATCGTTTCTAGAATTTCCACCTTACAAAAGCTTCCATTGCTTCATACTGTGCAAGTCCGAGCCTATCGTACAAATGCGCAGTTGCTCTGTTACGTTCCTCGGCTCTCTGCCAGAATTCTCTTGAATCTTCTCCCTGAAATACAACTCCGTCTTTTTGTGACTGATGTTTAAAAATACCCTGACGTTTTTTCAAAACCTGATCCGGGCTCATAGGAACTGCCATCTCAATTTCGTAAATATCCCATTCAGCCCAGGCACCGCGATACAGCCATACCCAGCAGTCTTTCATGAAATTTTTATGTTTCGAACGTTCTAATGCCGCCTCAATGGCATCCCAGCATACTTTATGGGTACCATGCGGATCTGCGAAATCACCCGCGGCATAAATTTGATGCGGTTTAATTTCTTCAATCAGGTTTTCAATAATGCGTATGTCTTCTTCTCCGATTGGTTTCTTTTGTACTGTCCCGGTTTCGTAAAAAGGCATATTCAGGAAATGAGCCTGGCTTGTAGGAATTCCTACGAAACGGCAAGTTGATTTTGCTTCTCCCTGTCTCAAAAGCCCTTTAACCTGACGTATTTCGGGTGTATCAATTTCGCTGTCCTTGGTATGTTTTAAAAAGTTTTTGGCATCAAGAAACAGTTTGTTTGTCACCTCGCTTTGTGTTCCGAATGCATTATTGAAATCCACTACGAAATCAATAAAGCGTAAAGCTTCATCATCAGCAACAGCAATATTTCCCGAAGTCTGATAAGCAACATGTACTTCATGCCCCTGATCTACAAGTCTTTGGAACGTACCACCCATTGAAATAATATCATCGTCAGGATGAGGGCTGAAAAGCAATACACGTTTTTTTGCAGGCTGAGCACGTTCCGGACGGTTGGTATCATCCGCATTGGGTTTTCCACCCGGCCACCCGGTTATGGTATGTTGTAATTGATTAAATACATTAATGTTGATTTCATAACCAGCACCATATTGTGCCAGCAAATCACTCATACCATTATCGTTATAATCTTTATCTGTTAATTTTAAAATTGGCTTGCCCAAGCTCTTTGATAAATGGGCCACAGCCTTCTTGATCATTTTATTGTCCCAGACTACCGAATCTACTGACCATGGAGTTTTAACCCGTGTTAACTCAGATGCTGCACTTTCATCCAAAACAAACGATACATCCGGATGTGCCTGAAGATAAGATGCAGGATTTCTTTCTGTTACCGGCCCTTCTACTGCTGCCTGAATTACCGAAGCTTTTCTTTCACCCCATGCAAGCAATACAATACGTCTGGCGCTCAGGATCGGCGCAACACCTAACGTAATCGCCTTACGCGGTACCTTATGCAGTCCGCCAAACTCCATTGAAGCAGCTGCACGGGTAGAATGATCTAATGTGATCAGCCTGGTACGAGCATTGATCAAAGAACCTGGTTCATTAAAACCAATATGCCCGTTTCCACCGATTCCCAGCAATTGAAAATCAAGTCCGCCAACCGCATTAATTCTGTTTTCGTAAGAAATGCAATACTCACGCAGCAATGCAGCAGGCACTGTACCATCCGGAACAAAATAATTTTCCTGGGGAATATCCACATGATCAAACAACTGCTCTTTCATGAAACGGTGATAACTATAGATAGAATCCGGTTCCATCTGATAATATTCATCCAGATTGAATGAAATGACATTTTTAAAACTAAGGCCTTCTTCTTTGTGCATTTTTACTAACAATGCATATACAGTTTTAGGAGAAGATCCTGTTGCAAGTCCTAAAATACACTGCTTTCCTTCTTTTTGCTTTTGTCTGATCAAATCAGCAATTTCCTGTGCCACTGCGTTAGAAGCTTCTTTGGAATCTGCAAAAATCCGGGTAGGTATTTTTTCGTAAGTAATAGGCTGGCCGATTGTTCCATTAATAGCATTGTCGGCTACCTGAAGTAAAATCGTCTCTGGATTTACAGTTTGAAGACTCATGTTTTCGTAATTTTTTATTTCGGAGTTTAAGAATAGAACAATACTATATGTTCAAATAAAACATTCATTTGTAACATATCAATTTAATGTTTTAATGAACTCAGGACAATTCCGCATAGCAGGTTCAATATAGTGATTACCACATCATATTTTAAATCTATCGCAAAAATACGACTCAAAGTGAATATTATTAAAAAAATTTAAAAATAACTTATAATTCAATGATACGTTAAAACGATCTGATAGGACTAATTCTGAGGAAAAGATTTACAAATTCAAATTTCTAGTTTAGGATAAAGTGTCCTGTAATTTTTCATTCCAAAAGAAATGCTCGTATTTTTGTACCCTAATCTACAAAATAACACATCATTTTTCCGTTACCAACCATGTCTACACTCACAAGCGTTGTACGTGATACAGCAATTTTTGATCTTATAAACAAAGAAAAATTTCGCCAGGAATCAGGTATTGAGCTGATTGCTTCTGAAAACTTTACTTCTAAACAGGTAATGGAAGCCTCCGGAAGTGTGCTTACCAATAAGTATGCAGAAGGACTGCCAGGAAAAAGATATTATGGTGGCTGCGAAGTTGTAGATGAAATAGAACAAATTGCTATTGATCGTCTTAAAGAATTATTTGGTGCAACCTGGGCTAATGTTCAGCCACATTCGGGAGCACAGGCAAATACAGCAGTGTTTTTAGCTTGCTTGAATCCGGGAGATAAAATCATGGGATTCAACCTTGCTCATGGAGGACACCTTACCCACGGATCTCCAGTTAACATTTCCGGAAAATATTTCAAACCCGTTTTTTATGGTGTTGAAGCAGAAACAGGGTTAATCGACTGGGATAAAGTTGAAGAAACTGCTGTTAGGGAAAAACCGAAATTATTAATCTGCGGAGCTTCTGCATATAGCCGTGACTGGGATTACGAAAGGCTTCGAGCTATTGCTGATCAGGTTGGTGCTTTGCTGATGGCTGATATTGCTCATCCGGC from Dyadobacter sp. NIV53 carries:
- the dxs gene encoding 1-deoxy-D-xylulose-5-phosphate synthase — its product is MLITPGKLLAKIDSPADLRKLDRTQLPQVCNELRQYIIDNVSVYGGHFGANLGVVELTVALHYVFNTPDDQLIWDVGHQAYGHKILTGRRDNFHTNRTYGGLSGFPKRKESIYDAFGVGHSSTSISSALGMAVASALENNYQRQHIAIIGDGALTAGLAFEGLNHAGATDSNLLIILNDNCMAIDPNVGALKEYLTDITTSQTYNKFRDEVWNMLGKMSNFGKSAQEIVSKVEAVMKTAILRQSNLFESLGLRYFGPIDGNDISHLTEVLQDLKSIPGPKILHCLTTKGKGYSLAEKDQTKWHSPGIFDKVTGEIQKKIYSVPQAPKFQDVFGHTLLQLAQANEAIVGVTPAMPSGSSMNIMMEDMPERAFDVGIAEQHAVTFSAGMATRGKIVYCNIYSTFMQRAYDQVIHDVCIQELPVIFCLDRAGLVGADGPTHHGVYDIAFMRCIPNMVVASPMNEQELRNMMYTAQLDSFQKGTRAFTIRYPRGTGVMPQWKTPFEEIKIGTGRKVRNGSDIAILSLGPIGNLANLACEQLKKQGIDVALYDMRFVKPLDENILHEIFMNFDRVITLEDGCLQGGFGSAVMEFMVDHGYSSRLKRLGIPDGIVEHGEPSELYRECGFDAVGITKTVIEFMNSATAAIV
- a CDS encoding rhomboid family intramembrane serine protease; amino-acid sequence: MSNIVDDIKREFAKSENSLIKIILINTAVFLVLLITKIILTLSQSAGIYNWIIDMLGLSASTGEFIRKPWTLITYFFTHEDIFHILFNMLFLYWFGKLVDEYLGAKRVVALYLLGGITGGVFFMVIYNLLPYFQPNLNGPPMLGASAAAFSIAVGASTLLPNYTFNIIFLGPIRIKFIALFYIILSLAQTIGPNAGGNLAHLGGAVMGYIFIKLLQNGTDLGKPLYSVMNVWSKMFRKRPSMQVTYREKQVYRSTSVYSSSASPSTIEMPNQTEIDSILDKISKSGYESLTKEEKQKLFKASQQK
- a CDS encoding rhomboid family intramembrane serine protease encodes the protein MGAKEIFVFYFFTGIGAGLLFSAIGYFETSQLKNAVEIYIQNPSPDALLNFFTHHAQNLKEANIGFLNDFEGSPNNASYIKESINFVNGRYQSEINIPMVGASGAIFGILMAFGFLFPNTELFLLFVPFPIKAKYFVALYGLFELYSGIKNAQSDNVAHFAHIGGMLFAYILLRYWGAQKQNFY
- a CDS encoding rhomboid family intramembrane serine protease, which encodes MLSITPTVKNLIILNILFFIADKYVLNGTLSYLFALRPVLSSEFMPYQFVSYMFFHSLNDWGHIFGNMFGLFMFGPLLERMWGPKKFLFFIFLQELVLVCFSLQ
- the mutL gene encoding DNA mismatch repair endonuclease MutL, encoding MASSDIIQLLPDSIANQIAAGEVVQRPASVVKELLENAIDAKANQIQVILREAGRTLIQIIDDGAGMSETDARMCFERHATSKIRQSEDLFQIRTLGFRGEALASIAAVSQVELRTRTSTDELGTLIKIEASEIKAQEAVACITGTSLSVKNLFFNVPARRNFLKSNAVEMRHVLDEFQRIALAHPEVGLTLHHNDTEVFNLQPGKLVKRIVDIYGKSYREQLAFCQEDTSYISVRGYIGKPEFARKTRGEQFFFVNERFIKHSYMHHAVISAFDGTLPEGSHPFYVLFIEIDPSHIDINIHPTKTEIKFDDERSVYAIIMSAVKKAVGVYNLSQSIDFDDNINFLSPPSIDQNHNIVPRTVMPDWAAQSKKSETGQSRSNLTNWNKLFEGLQSTEDRSRELAAFEMNTPIANPQYQEQAMTVASKVNRMASEVIAAPESDAVIFQLHNRYILSQVKDGIMLIDQKAAYERILYERYRKMLTNRNGACQQLLFPKTIRLTHSDMQLVHETKNEIRSLGFEFDEFGSNELIIRGIPADLPEESEQDLFEELIEQLKQSYSDLKLNKPESLSRSLARRFSIRYAVKLSLVEIHTLINQLFSSTDPNRTPGGEAIIILLTMDKLSSIFRP
- the nagB gene encoding glucosamine-6-phosphate deaminase, with the translated sequence MSLQTVNPETILLQVADNAINGTIGQPITYEKIPTRIFADSKEASNAVAQEIADLIRQKQKEGKQCILGLATGSSPKTVYALLVKMHKEEGLSFKNVISFNLDEYYQMEPDSIYSYHRFMKEQLFDHVDIPQENYFVPDGTVPAALLREYCISYENRINAVGGLDFQLLGIGGNGHIGFNEPGSLINARTRLITLDHSTRAAASMEFGGLHKVPRKAITLGVAPILSARRIVLLAWGERKASVIQAAVEGPVTERNPASYLQAHPDVSFVLDESAASELTRVKTPWSVDSVVWDNKMIKKAVAHLSKSLGKPILKLTDKDYNDNGMSDLLAQYGAGYEININVFNQLQHTITGWPGGKPNADDTNRPERAQPAKKRVLLFSPHPDDDIISMGGTFQRLVDQGHEVHVAYQTSGNIAVADDEALRFIDFVVDFNNAFGTQSEVTNKLFLDAKNFLKHTKDSEIDTPEIRQVKGLLRQGEAKSTCRFVGIPTSQAHFLNMPFYETGTVQKKPIGEEDIRIIENLIEEIKPHQIYAAGDFADPHGTHKVCWDAIEAALERSKHKNFMKDCWVWLYRGAWAEWDIYEIEMAVPMSPDQVLKKRQGIFKHQSQKDGVVFQGEDSREFWQRAEERNRATAHLYDRLGLAQYEAMEAFVRWKF